One uncultured Flavobacterium sp. DNA segment encodes these proteins:
- a CDS encoding glycosyltransferase: protein MQDKSLVTIICLCYNHEKYVIESLLSVIHQDYPFIELIVADDFSIDNSRETIEKWLIDYPEVQFISNETNLGSTKSFNKALKLAKGEFIIDLAADDILLPNCVSLQLKAFKESRFKNLGVVYGNVELITENGKFDSYYFSVDSNRKTIEKRETGDIHLSVLSGGNSICSVSSMVKKSVFDALSGYDENLAYEDLDLWIRASRTYEFDYIDEMLIKKRISTTSLGTHFFIKNDSRSRKINYSTYLIIKKAIRLNKTKIEHKAILKRIHFEMILAYKTSDFKLLFKYILLEIKQRFHIIKER from the coding sequence ATGCAAGACAAATCATTAGTAACCATTATTTGCTTGTGTTATAATCACGAAAAGTATGTTATTGAGAGTTTACTTTCGGTAATACATCAGGATTATCCTTTTATTGAATTGATTGTTGCTGATGATTTTAGTATTGACAATTCCAGAGAAACTATTGAGAAATGGCTTATTGATTATCCCGAAGTTCAGTTTATATCAAATGAAACGAATTTAGGAAGTACAAAATCATTTAATAAGGCGCTAAAACTTGCCAAAGGCGAATTTATTATCGACTTAGCTGCTGATGATATTTTATTACCTAATTGTGTTTCATTACAACTAAAAGCTTTCAAAGAAAGTCGTTTCAAAAACCTTGGTGTTGTTTACGGGAATGTAGAATTGATTACCGAAAATGGCAAATTTGATTCGTATTATTTCTCCGTCGATTCGAACAGAAAAACAATCGAAAAAAGAGAAACGGGTGATATTCATCTGAGCGTTCTTTCTGGCGGAAACAGTATTTGTTCTGTTTCTTCGATGGTTAAAAAATCAGTTTTTGATGCTTTGAGTGGTTATGATGAAAACCTGGCTTATGAAGATTTAGATCTTTGGATTCGGGCTTCCCGCACTTATGAATTCGATTATATTGATGAAATGTTAATTAAAAAAAGGATTTCGACAACTTCTTTAGGAACTCATTTTTTTATTAAAAACGATTCAAGATCAAGGAAAATAAATTATTCTACTTATTTGATTATTAAAAAAGCGATTCGATTAAATAAAACCAAAATCGAACATAAAGCGATTTTAAAGAGAATACATTTTGAAATGATTTTGGCTTATAAAACATCTGATTTTAAGTTATTGTTCAAGTATATTCT
- a CDS encoding glycosyltransferase has translation MKLSHKIKKIALIGYRLSGGGSDKVMANLSLFFGSQGFEVDIIIVLDEVSFPYSGKLVNLGLLKNKSNGFFNKAKRLWALRQYLNDNEFDFIIDFRFRTKIIQELILARFIYNTKTIFTVHSFLIDHYMPNNSWLTRLMYNHCYANVAITDEMKTLIENKHQLKNVVTIHNPVYLEEILEKKNENIKIGFDFIVAVGQYENEIKQFDKLISSYAKSALPQKQIH, from the coding sequence ATGAAATTGTCTCACAAAATAAAGAAAATTGCTTTAATAGGCTATCGCTTAAGCGGAGGCGGAAGCGATAAAGTGATGGCAAATTTGTCTCTTTTTTTTGGAAGTCAGGGTTTTGAAGTCGATATTATCATTGTTTTAGATGAAGTTAGTTTTCCGTATTCAGGAAAATTGGTAAATCTGGGTTTGCTCAAAAATAAAAGCAACGGATTCTTTAATAAAGCTAAAAGATTATGGGCTTTGCGCCAATATTTAAATGATAATGAATTCGATTTTATCATTGATTTTCGTTTTCGAACCAAGATTATTCAGGAGCTTATTTTGGCGAGATTTATCTATAATACAAAAACTATTTTTACGGTTCACAGTTTTTTAATCGATCATTATATGCCTAATAATTCGTGGTTAACGAGATTGATGTACAATCATTGTTATGCCAATGTTGCAATTACAGATGAGATGAAAACCTTGATTGAAAACAAGCATCAATTAAAAAACGTAGTAACGATTCATAATCCGGTTTATCTGGAAGAAATCCTTGAAAAGAAGAATGAAAATATCAAAATTGGATTTGATTTTATTGTTGCTGTTGGACAATATGAAAACGAAATAAAACAATTTGATAAATTGATTTCAAGTTATGCAAAATCGGCTTTGCCTCAAAAGCAAATTCATTT